The nucleotide window CCCCATTTCAAGTCTCTTTTAAGTTCATTCTGTTTCAGATGAAATAGTTCAGGTGTGTTACAAACTGGTAGGAATTCATGGCAGGGAATGGTTAAGGAAATGGATAAGGAAACTGAATAAACCCATTTGCAGTAATCTGGAAAGCCTGATGTTACTGCATTGGCCAACCAGTAAATATTAATGTAGTACTTTGGTGTCAGTGCAGCTTGTGACCCAGCTCCTGTGAGCTTACCATACTGAAACAAATCTGGCTGGCTCAGCCCACCTCCCTCTATCCCCAGGCTGGGTTTATTAAACCAGGGCACAGCACACACACTTTCTGTAGGTAACATTTAAAGTTACCTACATTTGACTTTCCTCATTTCACAACCCACACTCCTACCCCTAAAATTACACATGCTTCACCCACAGAACCATTACCTCACAgccttttgcttccttttcttttagaCGGAATCTTTaagctacttaaaaaaaaatatatatatattccccAGCACACTGTTATCTCTGGTTGTAGCACCCGGAAGGAGTGCTGGGGCCAAATTGGGCACGATGGAATTTGCTGTGGGGAAACCCGCTGATGACAGTGGAACCCGCCCGTGTGAATTCCCGTGGCTCCTGCCACCCCTTTATAAGCAGGTGGAGGTgcggcagggctggcaggacaAGCAGCCAGGCACTCGCTGAAGCACAGCTGCCTGTGTGGAGAGGGAATGattggctgcagcagcaagagcatgGTCCTGGTTTCCCTGCTggggctcctggtgctgctcctgtgcGGCACCTCCGAAGGTGAGTGAACTCGGGCGTTCTGCCCTGGGGAGGGCTCCCGGTGCTGCTCGCAGCTGGCAGCACGATGAGGCTCAGCTGTAAGGGAACGGTTTCAGCGAAGTGTGCtgcctcatcctcctcttctgcCACGAGGGAGCTGGATGGCTGGGGTTGACCAGTGAGTGCCCTAGACAGCTGGGCAGAGTGGGCCAAATGGGGTCAATTGactttgttgttttccttcacTCCAGCACAAAGCAACCAGGATTGTTGCCTGTCTTACACCAAAGTGCGTCTGCCTCGGTGGGCCCTGAAGGGTTACACTGAACAGCTCTCCAGTGAGGTCTGTGACATCCCTGCCATCATGTAAGTTACTTTCTGAATTTCCTCTGGTTTTTCTAACATATATTAACCTTAGGATGTCTGTTTGGGCTAAAACTATGATTTGAATGTTAAAAGCAtgatttttcctgccttttcaaACAGTTAAATTAACTAAATAAATTGTATCTCACACCTgtaaacaaaacacacaacCTCTAGTTGATAGGGACTACTAACTCATTGGACAGTCATACAATGTAAATAATAATTCTGACTCTTTAGGAATCAGCTGtgaaacaaagacatgttttgtCTCCAGCTAAGGATGACTCTGGCCAGCATAGAGTGCTCCCTTGCCAAAACCTGTGAACAGACACATAAGTGACAAGACTTCTAATTCACAGGGatcggattttttttttacaaggtTCTGGGCTAGGTGTTGATCTGTCACCTTGGCTTGATAGCAGCTATTCTCCTTAATCTTACAAATTGTTTCTGGCATCAGCTAAGGTCTTTGCCTCAATAGATCAAAGAAATTGAACACCAGTTTTTGGTGCAAAAAATGATCCCTGAGACTGAAGTAGCTATTacatttgaatttctttttgctcATATAATATTGAGGCGTTTGGAGCATCCCATGTCTACGGTTTACAAAAGCAGTTGCTATTGATCATTATACAGAGTAACAGCAATTACTGGCAGGGATTTCTAATGATTTACTGATTTCTTtatcattatttcttttccagtttccaCACCT belongs to Corvus moneduloides isolate bCorMon1 chromosome 10, bCorMon1.pri, whole genome shotgun sequence and includes:
- the CCL20 gene encoding C-C motif chemokine 20, producing the protein MIGCSSKSMVLVSLLGLLVLLLCGTSEAQSNQDCCLSYTKVRLPRWALKGYTEQLSSEVCDIPAIIFHTSSGLKACVNPKEGWVKKHLLFLSHKLRKMSA